The window ACGAAATCAAGAAGTGTGATTGCACTTCTATCTGTACATAAAGAAAACACGGATGTTCCAAAGCACTGATCTTTACATCCATACATCTAGGAAACATGGCAAGACACTAAAGTTGCATGGAAGAAACATCTGCACAAAGAATCACCTAGGAAGTATGGATGCCAATGCTTTGAAGAAATAATATGTACACCTAGCAAGCATGGCAATAGATTGAAATTCCATCCATACATACGAAGGATGGTAGATGCAGCAGTACATAGGAAGCAAACGTGTTGTCttaatttagcaatttaaagcaatgaAGCATACATATACAATTACATACACTGCCAAATGGCTTTGGTAATCATGTTGTCTTAATTTTCATAAGCCTGAAAGCATACTGTTACAAACGTCGATGGAGAGACCGCCACCACAGGAGATATATGCAATGAAAGGTAAATATGGAAGCACAAGTAATGTGACATCAACAGTTGAATATATACACATTATTGCTAGAATGAAAAGGCTAATTATATTACACAACCTGAAAGGCCATGCAAGAAGAGGAAATCATCGAAGTTATGAGAAATACAATGCAACATGTTTGCTTTTTTTTTAATAAATCTACACATTGGAAACACATATACAAAATCAAGAAGTGTGATTGCAGTTCTATCTGTACATAAAGAAAACATGGATGCTCCGAAGCAATGAGCTTTACATCCATACATCTAGGAAACATGGAAAGAGACTGAAGTTGCATGGAAGAAACATCTGTACAAAGAATCACCTAGGAAGTATGGATGCTAATGCTTTGAAGAAATTATATGTACACCTAGCAAGCATGGCACCCAGGTTGAAATTCCATCTGTACATACGAATGATGGTAGATGCAGGGGTACATAGGAAGCTACCTCGAAGCATGGCAATAGATTGAAATTGCGATATACATATGAAGCACGAATGCTTGAAGGAAAATACAATTTCTACCACTCTATAAATAAGACATATTGGAAGCACAAAAGATTGGTGATGCAAATTGCAAAGTAGCATGCTTTCCACTAGTATCCAGGTGAAATTTATAATCCCCTTATATTAAGGCATAGACATATGCATAAATCGGCAAcaaggtggtgatggaggagcataatTTGGGCAATATTTGAGAAGGTGTACATCGGAGAACGACAGGGATTTGGGTTCGCCGACGATGTGGTGGAGAACGGCGGCATGTGCGGTGGTCCGAGAGCCGCATCGAGAGGAGTGGGACGGGCCATGGATCCAACCCGAACGGCGCTGACAGAGAATACATGGGAGGTGCGGTGGATGACGACCTCGGCGGAGAAGGTCTTGGAGGCAGGAGAGAGGAAAGGGGGTTGGGGATTGATTCGGGAGAGAGTTAGGAAAAATCCAATATGGGTCACCAAATTGTCCGAGCTTGACCGCCCAGACAATTTCAGCCATCCTCCAACGGTGGTCATCAAAACTGTCCTCATTGGCCTGGACGGTCGGAATCTCACAAACTGGCACCAGACTGGCGGAAGGCTCGAGAAGGAAGTATGGACGTCCACCTGGCCCACTATTATTTGGACCATTGTCTACATAGTCCATGTGTCCCCCTCCatcatctttttttttctttcgatcTACCTGGCCCATCATGAGCCATAGCCCACAGTCCGGATTTTATGAACACGGTTGGATTATCGGGCTGTCCATGGACAGTTGATGATGTCCATTTGGTGATCCGCTTTGGAGTTTCCTTTGACTCACCTAAGAAGGGGATTCTGCTAAAAAAACGTAAGAAGGGAATTCGACCTGACGATGTATCGACTCGTATGACAGGAATTTTGCTTCCCAGCAGTTTGCCATGTTTGTTTCACGTAGCTTTGCTTCGGTCCAGTAAAAAAATGAACTTGTTACTACAATGTCCTGAGTCTGAGTTTCTGACTGATCGACCGACTGACTGACGTCGCCGACGAATGGCGGGTCGGGCGCAGAAGAAAGGAAAGGAAGACCACCATCATAATCTGTGCTGCTGGCCCGTACGCAGTAAAACTAAACTCTGCCAGTCTCGGCCGGCAGCACTTGAATTGCCGATATCGTCATATCTTTTCTCGCAGCCGCGGCAGCAAGCAATAGAAAGTCTTCACCAAAAACACCCACAAGAGGCTGCATCCTGTAGCCAGCCAGTAGGGGCGTTTAAGTGGGGGATAGACCGGACAGGGGATGCACGGAGATATCGCGGCGGGCCAATCACCGCCGTCCGTCCATCCGTCCGTCCCTGCGCACACGCAGTACATGTGAGGAGAGAGAGCGCTACGAGCCTACGAGAGAGGATTTATAGTGAGGGGGAGAGGACAAGCGCAGTCCAGTCCAGGCGGGGGGCGCTCGCGGCGGCAGCTTTCCGTTCACGCCCACGCCACGGCGAAAAGCGGGCCGACGTCGTCCTGGTCAGTCCCCTGCCcccggccgccccctccctcccgTAATCCCATTTACCacaactcttcttcctcctccagacAAGCAACTACCTTCCCATAGATCTTCCTCCTCTGCTCGCCGTTCTTCCTCCTCTCCGGCACGTCCTGCGTCGCTCTGGctgcttccgccgccgccgccgccgccgctgccgggaGGATTCTGCGCGGCGCGAGgaggggcggcgccggcgccggcgccgatcGACGCGATGCGAGGTGGGTACGCGTACGAGCACAAGCGTTGATTACTTTCTTGATTTGGCGGAGGGAGTTGGCTCCTGTTTCCTGCGATGCGTTCCGTTTCTTTCCTCCACTTAATCCGTGCCTTTTCCGTCGATTCTCGCCGTTATTACCTCCGTCCGTGTTTTCCAGCTTGACAGCGTTAATTCAGGATAAACCCCGCGTTCGTCCGGTGCGATGATGGATCGAGCATCGACCCGGCCACGGCCCAAGCAGCTGTCCCCATCGACGACGTCTCATCACCGCATTTCTCCCACTACTTGCTTCCAAAACAGAGCAGGGATTTTCCAATCCTTCATTAATGGCGATTACATTAGTACTGGGAGTATTACTCGGAAGAGTTAAGTGAGCAGAGGGAGATTTCCGCATTAATTCGGATCTGGAGGGATAAAGGGAAGGGATCGATGGATGGATCGATCGCCGCGCAATGCAAAGACACCACACTATAttcctctctctttctttctgGGATTCCTGGGGCTAAAGAAAAGATCCATCCAATCCAATGCTACATGGCCGGGTTTCGTTTTCaggcaagaaagtgagtgagaattCCTCCTCCTTTTCTCcgccttttctcctcctcctccctcgtcaAAACCTTTCCAGGCATCcgatccctccctccctcccccgttCATCCTCACAGGAGCAagcagctcgctcgctcgctcgctcactaCTTTTCTCTTCTTCTATCTATCCGCCCAATCTTTCCCTGATGTTGCTTCCATTGTACCGCTGCTGACCTCTGGGATGCCTGTCTCCTTGTCCCAGTCCAGGCAGGCTAGCACCAGTGCAGCACCACTACTACGGCGACTAGTAAGTAGTAAAACCGCTGCTAGGCCCGGCCCATGCCCACTTTACTATCCATCTCGCTCCcataaagaaaaagaaacaaagttGTTGTTCACTCACTTTGCTCCCCCTCCTTATTAAAGCGGGAAATTGGATGATTTGCCCCATTTTACTTGGGCATTAGATGATTTGCCCCACTTTACATAGGATTAGATCATTTGCCCcacttttcatttttcttttgatGATTTGCCCTTTTCAATTACTGTAATCATTTTTGAATATTTATTGCGTTTTTCTCCATGCGAAAAGACATAGTTGCCCCTGTGACTGATTTACAGTTTGATACCGTACAAATCTTTTTTCTTTACAAGCCATGTCCAACTGAAGCAACTAATTAACAGGGAACAAATCATATCTACTTTCTTTACATGGCTGTACCCAACGAAACCAGGTACTCACAAATCATAGATTGATTCTGTTGcttgcgtcgtcatgttcatggctaGTGGAGAGGCAGATCCACCGCACATATATAGATCTCTCACCTGTGACTGAAGGAGATtcagcaagagatgaagcatatatATTTTCAGTGTGATACAATTAAACTCTGAAGCATCTGGGGGAGATAACTGAACGAAGTGTTTTATACAATGTACCCAGCTCCATGACTGAAGCAGTACGAGCTGCTAGGGTAATTAGTACTATCAACACTGTCGCCCAGCCATGGCTATTACTGGCAACGCAACGAGCTCACACACAAAAAATTATAAATCTATGAATCACTGAAAGAACTTAGTTTTTACCAGCAACGAGCGCACCATCTGCAGCTCCGAGTTGCAGCGGGAGCTCCGGGACCCGCTGATCCGCCGAGCTGCAGCGGGAGGCGCCGCGGTGGGCGGCAGAGCTGCAACCGGAGCCGCCTCCCCGGGCCGAGGAGCTGCAGCGGGAGCCGCCGCACCGGACCGACGATCTGCAGCGGGAGCCGCCGCGCCGGGCCGACGATCTGCAGCGGGAGCTGCCGCGCCGGGCCGCTGCTGCCAACATGGGGGCCAAGGTGCCCTGGTCGGCCTCCTCCAGTAGCTTTCTCTGAGTATTGGGGAATGAAGAAGAGAGGAAAGGCGTTGAACTGGAGAATGGTGAGCTCGTCGATGGAATTAGGACCAGTCCAAAAGCAGAGGAGATTACAGAAGAATTGTAAATCAGCCACAGGGGCAACTTTGTCTTTTCACATGATGAAAAAAGGGATAGAAATTCGAAAATGAATACAGTAATTGAAAAGGGCAAATCatcaaaagaaaaatgaaaagtgGGGCAAATGATCTAATCCTATGTAAAGTGGGGCAAATCATCTAATGTCCAAGTAAAATGGGGCAAATCATCCAATCTCCCTTATTAAAGCCCCCCATCCTCTGCCCTCTCCTCTCTTCCATGCTAATGGACGCATTGGCCGTGTGTACCCCCGTGTAGGTGTGAGGAGAGAGAAAGGGGATTCGTAGAAGCTTTTGGGGTGAGCTTTCTGGATGGTGGATATGGAGGACGAGGgccggagggagaagaagaggctggCGGCGGTGGTTGGGGTCACGAGGCGGCACGTGATAAGGAGCggctccccgtcctcctcctcctcgccgactTCATTGCctcccgctgccgctgccgctggtaCGTGGTTGTGTCCTCTGCTCTGCTCTCATCTCACTGCCACCAATGGCCTACTACTACTTACTCTATCAATTCAGATCAGATGATGGTCACAGTGAACAAACTCTGCTGCTTTCTCTCTCATCCTCCCCAAAATGCCCCTTATCTTCTCGTCCTATAAGCAgcaatctccctctctctcttgtttttttttcttgctctctctctctctctctctctctctggaggaGGTGGATGGTGTGCTGGTGGGGCGCTGCTACCGCTACAGCAGAATGGGCTTCTGTGATTGGTTTTAAGGTTCTTTTCTTGGGAAATTAGGAAGCCTCTTTTCTTGTGTTACAGAGAGACCATCCGGCCTCGTGGCCGGAATCATTGCCTAGAACTAGATCAGAGCACCGTGTACTTTGGGGGTGCTGGCCGGAGAGTGGAGACCACCACCAGGCCACTAGCTCCCAGCACCAAGCACCAAGCACCAAACGGCAAGCAAAATTCTCATCACCTCTGTTTCCAAATGGATTTCCCGATCAAACTTACGTTCCATTCTGGTTCCCCAATGGAACCAGAATTTTCTCTGCCTTTTTGCGCTTAGCGATCCATATCCTGTGCCGCCTTTTCCGATTAGGTGGAGCTGATCTCCTCTTCCGTGAAGAAATTTCCATGAGACATCCATGTCGTGATGCTTTGCTTGTGGCTTTGTGGCCTTGGGTGGTAACGCTTGGCACCTACTGCATGCCGACGTGTAGGGAGATGTGTGCACACGTACTGCGCTAGCCCTCGGCTTTCCCGTCGTCCTTTTCTGCAACAGAAATTGGCCGCCGTGGGATGTGTATCAACGGATGACCGTGATACGGCGTAAATGGGAGGGGAGATGTAACATGTGCGGAGATTAATTGTTGTTTTTCGGCGAGTACTTTCTAGAGATCCTTAAGAGTTTTGTTTTTCTGCTATATCTGTTAAATTTAACATGCAGTTCTCCTGCATGGTTCCAAAAAAAGGTTTATTTTTTTTGTGTGCTTTCTTCTCCAAAATATTATTCTGTTTCACCTTTTTCCTCCTATCTACCTTTGCTGATGTTGTTATCCTGGCTTTTCGGGGCCCTTTTGGTTGATTCAGTTAGGGAAACTTTCCTCCACccttgatttgatttttcttattaACAAAAACAGGACTTCATTTGGACTTCATGCCAAAGGAAGTTCCAGATTTTTACACAAAAACTATCGCAAAGTCTTTTGTTTCTCCTGTTTTCCCCCCCAGGATTTTGTCCATTCGATACACAGTATACAGTTTATAGGACAGTTTCTGTTATTTCCATGTGACTGATGCATCTGATTTCTTTTATTTTCTCTGTCTAGAAATCAAATTATTTTTTAAGGGGAATAATGGATTTAAAAACCTTAAGCAAGTACTAGAAGTACGGCGGTGCACAACACTATATCATGATGCTTGACAACGGCTGTTCCATCGGCTTACCTTTCTAATCTCAGTTCCCCTCTGAACACTATTTCCAGACAGCAACATAAACGAGAGCGAGGGCGGGGATCACATCGCCGAACTCAAGCGTAAGAAGGGGAAAAAACCCAAGCCCTTGAAGTGGAGATCAACCAACAGCGACATGAACAATCATCGCGACGGCGAGGCCGAAGAAGGTTCCGACGGAGGCCGCGACGACGATGATACGGTCCTCTCCTCACTGACCAGATCCACCACtcctagcagcagcagcagcctgaTCATCAGGAAGAGGCCGAGGACCCTCGGAAAGGTGATGCCTTGTTCTGCCTTCCCTGAAATGAACTGAAGTGAAGCCCATTCAATCATTTTATTCCCAAACAACAGAAAAAGGTCCACTCATTTTGCCTCCTGTATTTGTTTATGCACGGCTTGATTTGTTTTCCGTTTTGCAAATTCAAAGGTGGCTgagggctgtgatgccgtggacccGCCGGTTCCTAGGAAATTGAGATCAGGTACCACTAATCGCTGCATTTGGTGTCTCTTAAAGCTGGGAACAGGGACAGCTTTGTCCCTTTCTCTTTCCATCTTTACCTACTGATTTGCATATACTAGCATAGGACCATCTCTGGCTGATGCTTCTCAGATTTGATGATGGCTAACCAACAAGAATGCTAGTGGTTTTACAAAGTAATATAGTGATAATTTTTAATAGCATATCTAACTTGGCTGGTCCCTGAATGTACTATTGATGTGAGTGTTTCTACTTTTGGGACATCCACGGTttagatgatttcttaagcaacaacTGGCAAAGCACCAAGTTTACATTTCAATTCTGGGTCTCCTACTTTCAGCCATAATCAAGCGCGTCGGTCAGGCTGTTCCTTCATCGCCGCGGCATGCCAAGAAGAGGCGTCATCTTTCAGCTATCAGTGCTCAGATTTTTCAGATGGATCGTGAAATAAGAACCGATGAGACCATGGTATGCATCTTCTGTCTGAAAACTGCTCTTCATTTTGTCGTAATCCAAGACTACTTTGCAAGTGAACTATGGGTTTCTTGCAGCCATCGAATTCTTTCACAAAGGAGGAGGAAGTACTTGCTGATACTTTGCTAGCACTATCCCAAATACCCCCACCATCTGAGCCAACAGCCGACACGGCGGCGGAAAAAGATATCTCAAACATAAATGTTGCCTCAACTTCTTGTTCAGAAGGTTGTTGATCTTCACTATTTCCTGCAATTGTCTGTTTCATACTAATAACTGAGGCTGTACAGTTTGACTAACATGCTGCATTGTAATTCAGGTGTGATTACTCCTACAGAAGCTACCAAGGAGGATGACAAAATAACTTTGTTGCCAACTGATGCTAACAAAGTGGTTACGCAGTCTGCCTGCGCAGATCAACAAGTGGAACCAACTGCTACTGCTAGTGTTCCACAACTAAATCCTGCTCGAGGTGCTCCTCGCATCAGCATAAATCCTGATTTTCCCAAAGATGGGAAGATACAGGACCTTTCTTTGGGACTTTTCGCGAATTCGCCAAGTCCACCTAAAGAGTTCTTGAATAAAAGGTGGGGAATTGCTTCCTGGATGTCCTCGGTTGTCTTACCTTGTCGTAATGTTGATGGTGTTCTCATGTTTACTTCTGTTTACAGCGCTTggaagaagccgaaggcacaatttGATGGTAGTCTAAGTCTAACTAACCAGACGAAGAAGGAGACTCCTCACTGGCTGGTATTGCTTCTTCTCTTTTTGCTCTCTGAAAGTACTGTTGTAATTTCCATTTTGTCCGAAAGCTTCATGAACTCCCCACAATATTTTTTTTTATACAGCTGAATCGCAATAAATCTGGTTTTGTGGCACATGATAGAACAAAAGATGAGAATAGCAGTGCCAAAGGTAAGTCCTAGTTTCAGAATGCCATGACAACTATTTTATGACACGCGATTCTACTAAAAATGCTGGCGATGCTGCTATTACTTCTTAGCTAATCTGTTGTTACATCATCCCTATCAGAAGTTACGCCTGCCATCCAGGCTCCGCTACCTTGTACCTCAACTGGGTCTTCGAAAAAGTAAGTTGCTGCCTGAAACTTGACACTGTTTCCTACACTCTTTTCAGTTGTTAAGAAGAGCATTACTGTCTTTTATTTTCCAGGCCCTCTTCAAGTACATTGGGTGCATGCACAATATCTGGCAAAGAAATTACTACAGCCTGGGCAACTGCAAATAATGACAAGGTCAAGTATTTTATCAACTCTAATTTTAGTGAAACAAATTGGCCCTGCTACTCAATTATCTATGGGACACTAAAATCATAGCCAAGTTGGTTGCTCAAGTTATATAGATATTCTTACTCCTGAAAGGATTTTCCTGTACATAACTAAATGTTGAGCTTGAACCCTTTGACCGTTGAGCTGACAAGTAAATCCTTTTTATTCGCAGCTTTCCCTTCCTGAAAATGGTGGCCCTGCAA is drawn from Triticum dicoccoides isolate Atlit2015 ecotype Zavitan chromosome 6B, WEW_v2.0, whole genome shotgun sequence and contains these coding sequences:
- the LOC119323656 gene encoding uncharacterized protein LOC119323656 isoform X3, coding for MRDSNINESEGGDHIAELKRKKGKKPKPLKWRSTNSDMNNHRDGEAEEGSDGGRDDDDTVLSSLTRSTTPSSSSSLIIRKRPRTLGKVAEGCDAVDPPVPRKLRSAIIKRVGQAVPSSPRHAKKRRHLSAISAQIFQMDREIRTDETMPSNSFTKEEEVLADTLLALSQIPPPSEPTADTAAEKDISNINVASTSCSEGVITPTEATKEDDKITLLPTDANKVVTQSACADQQVEPTATASVPQLNPARGAPRISINPDFPKDGKIQDLSLGLFANSPSPPKEFLNKSAWKKPKAQFDGSLSLTNQTKKETPHWLLNRNKSGFVAHDRTKDENSSAKEVTPAIQAPLPCTSTGSSKKPSSSTLGACTISGKEITTAWATANNDKLSLPENGGPAKTWKRSVTHAYVSHLIQNHLDKDKASQNQVITQERSHSRISSSPSGSTLNNKNGMHFDGRIPVQPSIGVCDMAPGRQAMVSNDFMNLPTSAAFSGPQYVQYIHPQMITTHRGPAPYQSYSHLPCSRGNVAPVMSIQQQQMQQYMCGPGYAPHPGVPASQGAMKLQQFAPTPQQQQQQMWQYHFSQYQPRQAAEGAAAAWQNGRLRDMPSSGSLRPMQALHAPPAMAPPQMELLCGPYQGGGGGARRPPQLRLI
- the LOC119323656 gene encoding uncharacterized protein LOC119323656 isoform X1, which encodes MVDMEDEGRREKKRLAAVVGVTRRHVIRSGSPSSSSSPTSLPPAAAAADSNINESEGGDHIAELKRKKGKKPKPLKWRSTNSDMNNHRDGEAEEGSDGGRDDDDTVLSSLTRSTTPSSSSSLIIRKRPRTLGKVAEGCDAVDPPVPRKLRSAIIKRVGQAVPSSPRHAKKRRHLSAISAQIFQMDREIRTDETMPSNSFTKEEEVLADTLLALSQIPPPSEPTADTAAEKDISNINVASTSCSEGVITPTEATKEDDKITLLPTDANKVVTQSACADQQVEPTATASVPQLNPARGAPRISINPDFPKDGKIQDLSLGLFANSPSPPKEFLNKSAWKKPKAQFDGSLSLTNQTKKETPHWLLNRNKSGFVAHDRTKDENSSAKEVTPAIQAPLPCTSTGSSKKPSSSTLGACTISGKEITTAWATANNDKLSLPENGGPAKTWKRSVTHAYVSHLIQNHLDKDKASQNQVITQERSHSRISSSPSGSTLNNKNGMHFDGRIPVQPSIGVCDMAPGRQAMVSNDFMNLPTSAAFSGPQYVQYIHPQMITTHRGPAPYQSYSHLPCSRGNVAPVMSIQQQQMQQYMCGPGYAPHPGVPASQGAMKLQQFAPTPQQQQQQMWQYHFSQYQPRQAAEGAAAAWQNGRLRDMPSSGSLRPMQALHAPPAMAPPQMELLCGPYQGGGGGARRPPQLRLI
- the LOC119323656 gene encoding uncharacterized protein LOC119323656 isoform X2 gives rise to the protein MVDMEDEGRREKKRLAAVVGVTRRHVIRSGSPSSSSSPTSLPPAAAAADSNINESEGGDHIAELKRKKGKKPKPLKWRSTNSDMNNHRDGEAEEGSDGGRDDDDTVLSSLTRSTTPSSSSSLIIRKRPRTLGKVAEGCDAVDPPVPRKLRSAIIKRVGQAVPSSPRHAKKRRHLSAISAQIFQMDREIRTDETMPSNSFTKEEEVLADTLLALSQIPPPSEPTADTAAEKDISNINVASTSCSEGVITPTEATKEDDKITLLPTDANKVVTQSACADQQVEPTATASVPQLNPARGAPRISINPDFPKDGKIQDLSLGLFANSPSPPKEFLNKSAWKKPKAQFDGSLSLTNQTKKETPHWLLNRNKSGFVAHDRTKDENSSAKEVTPAIQAPLPCTSTGSSKKPSSSTLGACTISGKEITTAWATANNDKLSLPENGGPAKTWKRSVTHAYVSHLIQNHLDKDKASQNQVITQERSHSRISSSPSGSTLNNKNGMHFDGRIPVQPSIGVCDMAPGRQAMVSNDFMNLPTSAAFSGPQYVQYIHPQMITTHRGPAPYQSYSHLPCSRGNVAPVMSIQQQMQQYMCGPGYAPHPGVPASQGAMKLQQFAPTPQQQQQQMWQYHFSQYQPRQAAEGAAAAWQNGRLRDMPSSGSLRPMQALHAPPAMAPPQMELLCGPYQGGGGGARRPPQLRLI
- the LOC119323656 gene encoding uncharacterized protein LOC119323656 isoform X4, which encodes MNNHRDGEAEEGSDGGRDDDDTVLSSLTRSTTPSSSSSLIIRKRPRTLGKVAEGCDAVDPPVPRKLRSAIIKRVGQAVPSSPRHAKKRRHLSAISAQIFQMDREIRTDETMPSNSFTKEEEVLADTLLALSQIPPPSEPTADTAAEKDISNINVASTSCSEGVITPTEATKEDDKITLLPTDANKVVTQSACADQQVEPTATASVPQLNPARGAPRISINPDFPKDGKIQDLSLGLFANSPSPPKEFLNKSAWKKPKAQFDGSLSLTNQTKKETPHWLLNRNKSGFVAHDRTKDENSSAKEVTPAIQAPLPCTSTGSSKKPSSSTLGACTISGKEITTAWATANNDKLSLPENGGPAKTWKRSVTHAYVSHLIQNHLDKDKASQNQVITQERSHSRISSSPSGSTLNNKNGMHFDGRIPVQPSIGVCDMAPGRQAMVSNDFMNLPTSAAFSGPQYVQYIHPQMITTHRGPAPYQSYSHLPCSRGNVAPVMSIQQQQMQQYMCGPGYAPHPGVPASQGAMKLQQFAPTPQQQQQQMWQYHFSQYQPRQAAEGAAAAWQNGRLRDMPSSGSLRPMQALHAPPAMAPPQMELLCGPYQGGGGGARRPPQLRLI